A window of candidate division KSB1 bacterium contains these coding sequences:
- a CDS encoding LysM peptidoglycan-binding domain-containing protein, translated as MLKTGLTIALLWLGVWLDAPQAQSNETAHLFPMPEEIRNNVEFWKKVYAVYPTNQVLIHDINDLSIIYEIVDIDNSQGEYAYRQEWRKIEAIKDEYRSILTALADRRLDLTNPGARAKRVLEIYGAEADPERLRTAANSIRGQLGLKDRFLLGMQRSGLYLDFIEKILAEHGLPRELAVLPHVESSFNYKAYSKVGAAGLWQFTRYTGRLFMRIDYDIDERLDPLRATEAAAKLLKLNYSELGSWPLAITAYNHGLQGMKRAKAQFGTDFGRIYTSYQSRSFGFASRNFYAEFLAALEVVKNAKTYFGPIDYHVPAEFVEIELDRFVTVRDILKIYNVTLEEFAELNSGLRPPVLNSQRRIPRGYKLRLPDRLGTDATLLAAKINPNATYDSQVESEWYRVQKGDNLYAIARKFNTTPQLLAESNNLSLRSKLAVGLVLRIPEGKAPAAAPAVATAPPAAEPAVMAHAESKMPPPVIPPPPPAAVADQKTASKAAPATLAEPTLAADNNRTLADGALIKNAIDTRIELTPEAIRQSYAVQRADLPRAERESIVTYESEASASKPVEVAAVTLPAPVRNETMTRSIPPRLRTSKDSLWIKVEPEETLGHYATWLEIPTQRLRALNGLRYSEDIRIGQRIRLSYARVSATEFERRRNEYHRSIEEDFFSTYKVDSVQTHRLKRGETIWKICNEIYQVPVWLVAMYNPDLDLYNLNLNDELKIPSVVSINPAATPPIQE; from the coding sequence ATGCTGAAAACAGGATTGACCATCGCATTGCTGTGGTTGGGAGTCTGGCTGGATGCCCCGCAGGCACAATCCAACGAAACTGCACACCTTTTTCCGATGCCGGAAGAGATTCGGAATAATGTCGAATTCTGGAAAAAGGTTTATGCCGTTTATCCGACAAACCAGGTGCTGATACACGACATCAACGATCTTTCCATCATCTATGAGATCGTCGATATCGACAACAGCCAGGGTGAATATGCCTACCGCCAGGAGTGGCGCAAAATCGAGGCGATCAAGGACGAATACAGAAGTATTCTCACTGCCCTGGCTGATCGGCGGTTGGACCTCACCAATCCCGGTGCGCGCGCGAAACGGGTGCTGGAAATTTATGGCGCAGAGGCGGACCCCGAGCGCTTGCGCACGGCTGCCAATTCCATTCGCGGCCAGCTCGGCCTGAAGGATCGCTTTCTGCTCGGCATGCAACGTTCCGGGTTGTATCTGGATTTCATCGAAAAGATTTTGGCGGAACACGGCCTGCCGCGCGAGCTGGCAGTGCTGCCGCACGTTGAGTCTTCCTTCAATTACAAAGCCTACTCCAAAGTCGGTGCCGCCGGCCTGTGGCAATTCACCCGTTACACCGGCCGGCTGTTCATGAGGATCGACTATGACATCGACGAGCGTCTCGATCCGCTGCGCGCCACCGAGGCGGCGGCCAAATTGCTCAAACTCAATTACAGCGAGCTGGGGTCGTGGCCGCTGGCCATCACGGCCTACAATCACGGCTTGCAGGGCATGAAACGCGCCAAGGCACAATTTGGCACGGATTTCGGCAGGATTTACACCAGCTATCAAAGCCGCAGCTTCGGTTTTGCCTCGCGAAATTTCTACGCAGAATTTCTGGCGGCCCTGGAGGTGGTCAAGAATGCCAAAACCTACTTCGGGCCAATCGACTATCACGTGCCCGCCGAATTCGTGGAGATCGAACTGGATCGCTTCGTTACGGTGAGGGACATTCTCAAGATCTACAACGTGACGCTGGAGGAGTTTGCCGAGTTGAACTCCGGCTTGCGGCCGCCGGTGTTGAACTCGCAACGCCGCATTCCGCGCGGCTACAAGCTGCGACTGCCCGACCGCCTCGGCACAGATGCCACCCTGCTGGCCGCCAAAATCAATCCCAATGCCACCTATGATTCCCAGGTGGAATCAGAGTGGTATCGGGTGCAGAAGGGCGACAACCTTTATGCCATTGCGCGAAAATTCAATACCACCCCGCAACTGCTGGCGGAAAGCAACAATCTGAGCTTGCGCAGCAAACTTGCCGTGGGACTGGTTTTGCGGATTCCCGAGGGCAAAGCCCCTGCGGCGGCGCCGGCGGTGGCAACCGCTCCTCCCGCTGCGGAACCGGCCGTGATGGCGCATGCGGAGAGCAAGATGCCGCCCCCTGTCATTCCGCCTCCTCCCCCGGCGGCGGTTGCGGACCAAAAGACAGCGAGCAAAGCCGCGCCTGCCACACTTGCCGAACCGACGCTGGCAGCTGACAACAACCGCACTCTGGCAGATGGGGCCCTGATCAAGAATGCGATCGATACCAGAATCGAGCTGACGCCCGAAGCGATTCGCCAGTCCTATGCCGTGCAACGCGCTGATTTACCCCGCGCCGAACGCGAGTCGATCGTGACCTATGAAAGTGAAGCAAGCGCGTCAAAACCGGTGGAGGTGGCGGCGGTCACGCTGCCTGCACCGGTGCGCAACGAGACCATGACCAGGTCGATTCCCCCGCGCTTGCGCACCTCCAAAGATTCCCTGTGGATCAAAGTCGAGCCGGAGGAGACGCTCGGCCATTACGCCACCTGGCTGGAGATTCCGACGCAGCGGCTGCGGGCGCTCAACGGTTTGCGCTACAGTGAAGACATTCGCATCGGCCAGCGGATTCGGCTGTCCTATGCCCGCGTATCGGCCACGGAGTTCGAGCGCCGGCGCAATGAATATCACCGCAGCATCGAGGAAGATTTTTTCTCGACCTACAAAGTTGACAGTGTGCAGACACACCGTCTGAAACGCGGCGAAACCATCTGGAAGATTTGCAACGAGATTTATCAGGTGCCGGTCTGGCTGGTGGCGATGTACAATCCCGACCTCGATCTTTACAATCTCAATCTGAACGATGAGTTGAAAATTCCGTCGGTGGTGAGCATCAATCCGGCAGCCACCCCGCCGATTCAGGAATAA
- a CDS encoding glycosyl hydrolase-related protein, with protein MIYTSPYTHKVRKGSVLAAKKVRFKFHVVSHTHWDREWYSTFQQYRMRLVRLMDRLLDLLERTPEFRYFVLDGQTIVLEDYLEIRPENRERLRNLVQAGRLEIGPWYVLPDEFLVSGEALIRNLMTGQRVGFPFGGVMKVGYSPDSFGHVAQLPQILRGFQIDNFIFTRGMGDEQDALGTEFLWVAPDGSRVLAVNQFKSYCNGKQIGFESGPVAATEAPRFDLVVDFFKQEAQALGAVAKPGTDDTRHLLINNGCDHLEPQADLPRILSYANTVLPDSQVEHTTFSRFVHTLRRAGLSLADWSGEIHASKHHDVLAGVLSARVYLKQQNDACESLLTRQAEPLGVLASQLTGAESFAGFLQQAWKALLKNHPHDSICGCSIDQVHRDMQPRFEEARQIGRLALAAGLDALTGRVKHESRPTVVTVNTLAFARSAVVRSLVLLPPQRPAKDLTLVDANGEAVPTHILKVRTLRSQPGYSLPQAFLAVSTGPGSEVRPLDYAAKRAQLERDIANFGLTTLTADKPWRAIELEYLVEHAPALGYRALTLVPRATVKPPDSVIVRGNVVENKFLRVKFASDGSFDLYHKATKREYRNLNVLEDAADLGDEYDYSPAPKDKGIWSRNQRGKMKITHRSPLAVAVEIDTTLRLPVSYDRARKRRHANTVRCPVHWKFTVTAATPWVEVELAFTNLARDHRLRVRVPAGIPAQHTLTGQAFCTVPRPLKQPAGKDWRQAPAPTVPMQGFCAVEDQRRGLAVLVHGLYEYEAMKSRGGVELALTLLRAVGWLSRDDLTTRRGHAGPFYATPEAQCQGLQTFHYAIFPYAGTAEKLNLANVAESYRVPLLEEQCSGAGGNLPAQFSLLQCEPACLTITAIKRCEQRNTTIVRLYNASTERVRGQLAWGLPIAHAWRVNLAEERLEEIAVLAKSRVELDIPAWRIVTLELEAGRKIAG; from the coding sequence ATGATCTACACCAGCCCCTACACGCACAAAGTTCGCAAAGGCAGCGTGCTTGCCGCCAAGAAAGTCCGCTTCAAGTTCCATGTGGTCTCACATACCCACTGGGATCGCGAGTGGTACAGCACGTTTCAGCAGTATCGCATGCGTCTGGTGCGCCTGATGGACCGCCTGCTGGACTTGCTCGAACGCACGCCCGAGTTTCGCTATTTCGTTCTCGACGGCCAAACCATCGTGCTGGAGGATTACCTGGAGATCCGGCCGGAGAATCGCGAGCGGCTGCGCAATCTGGTGCAAGCCGGACGGCTGGAGATCGGGCCGTGGTATGTGCTGCCCGATGAATTTCTCGTCAGCGGTGAAGCCCTGATTCGCAACTTGATGACCGGGCAACGGGTGGGGTTTCCCTTCGGTGGCGTGATGAAAGTCGGCTACAGCCCGGACTCTTTTGGGCATGTGGCGCAACTGCCGCAGATTCTGCGCGGCTTTCAAATCGACAATTTCATTTTCACCCGCGGCATGGGCGATGAGCAGGATGCGCTGGGCACGGAGTTTCTCTGGGTCGCGCCCGATGGCAGCCGGGTGCTGGCCGTCAATCAATTCAAATCCTATTGCAATGGCAAACAAATTGGCTTCGAATCCGGCCCGGTGGCCGCCACGGAGGCACCGCGTTTCGATCTGGTGGTCGACTTTTTCAAGCAGGAAGCCCAGGCGCTCGGCGCGGTGGCCAAGCCGGGCACGGACGACACCCGTCACCTGCTGATCAACAACGGCTGTGATCATCTCGAGCCGCAGGCCGACCTGCCCCGCATTCTTTCCTATGCCAACACCGTGCTGCCGGACAGCCAGGTGGAGCACACCACCTTCTCGCGTTTTGTACACACGCTGCGCCGTGCCGGTTTGTCGCTGGCCGACTGGTCCGGAGAAATTCATGCCAGCAAGCATCATGACGTGCTTGCCGGCGTGTTGTCGGCTCGTGTTTATCTCAAGCAGCAAAATGATGCCTGCGAAAGTCTGCTGACCCGGCAGGCGGAGCCGCTGGGCGTGCTGGCCAGTCAGTTGACTGGTGCCGAAAGTTTTGCCGGATTTCTGCAGCAAGCTTGGAAGGCGCTGCTCAAGAACCATCCGCATGATTCGATTTGTGGTTGCAGCATCGACCAGGTGCATCGCGACATGCAGCCGCGTTTCGAGGAAGCGCGGCAAATCGGCCGGCTGGCGCTGGCTGCCGGTCTTGACGCACTGACCGGCCGTGTCAAGCACGAGTCGCGGCCAACGGTGGTGACGGTGAACACGCTGGCGTTTGCACGCTCCGCGGTGGTGCGCTCACTCGTCCTGCTGCCGCCGCAGCGGCCGGCAAAAGACCTGACCCTGGTCGATGCCAACGGTGAAGCGGTGCCCACGCACATCCTCAAGGTGCGCACGCTGCGGTCACAACCCGGCTACAGCCTGCCCCAGGCGTTTCTGGCGGTGAGCACCGGCCCGGGTTCCGAGGTGCGGCCGCTGGATTACGCGGCCAAACGCGCACAGCTCGAGCGCGACATTGCCAACTTCGGCCTCACCACTCTGACCGCGGACAAACCCTGGCGCGCCATCGAGCTGGAGTATTTGGTCGAGCATGCGCCCGCGCTGGGCTATCGCGCGCTGACGCTGGTGCCCCGGGCCACGGTCAAACCGCCGGACAGCGTCATTGTGCGCGGCAACGTCGTGGAGAACAAGTTTCTGCGCGTGAAATTTGCCAGTGACGGCAGTTTCGATCTTTATCACAAAGCCACGAAAAGGGAGTACCGCAACCTGAATGTGCTGGAAGACGCCGCGGATCTCGGGGATGAATATGACTATTCCCCCGCTCCCAAAGACAAGGGCATCTGGAGCCGCAACCAGCGCGGCAAAATGAAGATCACGCATCGCTCGCCGCTGGCGGTGGCCGTCGAGATCGACACCACGCTGCGGTTGCCCGTGAGTTATGACCGCGCCCGCAAGCGCCGTCACGCCAACACCGTGCGCTGCCCGGTGCATTGGAAATTCACCGTGACCGCTGCCACGCCCTGGGTTGAAGTCGAGCTGGCCTTCACCAACCTGGCGCGCGATCATCGTCTGCGCGTGCGCGTGCCCGCGGGGATCCCGGCACAACATACCCTCACGGGACAGGCTTTTTGTACGGTGCCGCGCCCGCTCAAGCAGCCGGCCGGCAAAGACTGGCGCCAGGCTCCCGCGCCCACCGTGCCCATGCAGGGCTTCTGCGCGGTCGAAGATCAGCGTCGCGGTCTGGCAGTGCTGGTGCACGGGCTGTACGAGTACGAAGCGATGAAAAGCAGGGGCGGCGTGGAACTGGCCCTGACACTGCTGCGTGCCGTGGGCTGGTTGTCGCGCGATGATCTGACGACGCGCCGCGGTCATGCCGGTCCGTTCTATGCCACACCTGAAGCCCAATGTCAGGGGCTGCAGACCTTCCATTATGCGATTTTCCCCTATGCCGGCACGGCGGAGAAGCTCAATCTCGCCAACGTGGCGGAATCCTATCGTGTGCCGCTGCTGGAGGAACAATGCAGCGGCGCGGGCGGCAACCTGCCGGCACAGTTTTCCCTGCTGCAGTGCGAGCCGGCCTGTCTGACCATCACCGCGATCAAACGCTGCGAGCAGCGCAACACCACCATCGTGCGGCTCTACAATGCTTCGACCGAGCGTGTGCGCGGTCAGCTCGCATGGGGTCTGCCCATCGCGCATGCCTGGCGGGTCAATCTCGCCGAAGAGCGACTGGAGGAGATCGCGGTTCTCGCGAAATCGCGCGTCGAGCTGGATATTCCCGCTTGGCGCATTGTGACGCTCGAACTGGAGGCAGGCAGGAAGATCGCCGGCTGA
- a CDS encoding iron-containing alcohol dehydrogenase, translating into MITTFSFPTKIIFGPGAISRFEAALTELGGVRPLIVTDKGLVASGIIKQVIVPLKKAGLEFSVFDEVVSNPIEDNMQAGVARFQQEKCDMIIGLGGGSPLDAAKVIGLLATHPPPLAHYDEKREGWQHVRPVLPPLLAIPTTAGSGSEASPSAEITLNATGRKTVIASPHLMPRLAICDPELTLKLPPHLTAATGMDALTHCLEAYVARGYHPLCDGIALQGLRLIAGSLLRAVHYGDDVAARTDMMMAALMGAVASQKGRGVCQALAHSLSAIAGLSHGLANAIMLPRVLDFNQNAAPERFAEMAAALEARKEESVSLTVKRLNKFAGIPEKLSAVGVKAEQIPALVEQAFEDAAHRLNPRPVTKEDLRALYEMAL; encoded by the coding sequence ATGATCACCACCTTCTCCTTTCCCACCAAAATCATTTTCGGGCCCGGTGCCATCAGCCGGTTCGAAGCAGCGCTCACTGAACTGGGTGGCGTGCGGCCGCTGATCGTGACGGACAAAGGCCTGGTGGCGAGCGGCATCATCAAACAAGTCATCGTGCCGCTCAAAAAAGCCGGGCTGGAGTTCAGCGTGTTCGATGAAGTCGTCTCGAATCCGATAGAAGACAACATGCAGGCCGGGGTCGCGCGTTTTCAGCAGGAGAAGTGTGACATGATCATTGGCCTGGGTGGCGGCTCCCCGCTGGATGCTGCCAAAGTCATTGGCTTGCTGGCCACGCATCCGCCGCCGTTGGCGCACTACGACGAAAAACGCGAAGGCTGGCAGCATGTCCGTCCGGTGTTGCCGCCACTGCTCGCCATTCCCACCACCGCCGGCAGCGGCAGCGAGGCGAGCCCCAGCGCGGAGATCACCCTCAACGCCACCGGGCGCAAGACAGTGATTGCCTCACCCCATCTCATGCCGCGCCTGGCGATCTGCGACCCCGAACTGACGCTCAAGCTGCCGCCCCACCTCACCGCCGCCACCGGCATGGACGCGCTCACGCATTGTCTGGAAGCTTATGTTGCCCGCGGTTATCATCCCTTGTGTGACGGCATTGCGCTGCAGGGCTTGCGCCTGATCGCCGGCAGCCTGTTGCGTGCGGTGCATTACGGTGACGATGTGGCGGCACGCACGGACATGATGATGGCTGCGCTCATGGGCGCAGTGGCCTCGCAAAAAGGGCGGGGGGTGTGTCAGGCGCTGGCGCATTCACTCTCTGCCATCGCGGGGTTGTCTCACGGGCTGGCAAACGCCATCATGCTGCCCCGGGTGCTGGACTTCAATCAGAACGCAGCACCGGAACGGTTTGCGGAGATGGCTGCTGCACTGGAGGCCAGGAAAGAGGAGTCGGTCAGTCTCACCGTCAAACGCCTGAACAAATTTGCCGGCATTCCTGAAAAGCTCTCCGCCGTGGGGGTGAAAGCCGAACAAATTCCGGCATTGGTTGAGCAAGCCTTTGAGGATGCTGCGCACCGGCTCAATCCCCGGCCGGTGACGAAGGAAGATTTGCGCGCCTTGTACGAGATGGCGCTTTAG
- a CDS encoding carboxypeptidase regulatory-like domain-containing protein: MRALRNAVVLFLLGMATGALAQREPKLVITPPEASLQPGQGQRFEAALFDAAGQHIRIISLRWRVEPDSLGKITDDGFFIAGRNAGAGAVIAEAKAEGWNTLFVGRAQVKIGRQDPLRVRVVVRPEIAVVPPGEQQQFKAFAFGPGGEPLAISRVRWEVRPPELGKIDDHGVFTAGRETRQGEVVAFVETSAGVFQGAARVIVSVRPSSAITGKVVAEDGTTPLTGMVCAERVADGPWRGEAPIAEDGSYIIGNLMPGIYVLKAQVRGFLPEFYDNVDQFVEAKPVQLAAHDTASGIDFSLRRGAGIAGLITVEDGGTPLAGAHVFASRVVRPDLRHHAVSNDDGTYLIENLPAGSYAVFAEAPGYRGEFYDNAGSLLEAKLIAVMPPATVSGIDLALATASAIRGRVVDAISGAALAKAQVTIQPARGPQPGLVVRTVLTDEEGNYLAGVPPGSYLVMAQARGYHPEFYDGVRERSQATPVTVEEGKHTAGIDFKLDPLSRISGKVTAQATGNPLSGALVLAFRERHATNPAGDPGHLNGPYAARTDSNGVYLLEGLPAGKYFVMAEAHGYLNEFWQEAPALEQATAVEVPESGEITGIDFTLEQGGAISGRVVASADAMPIPGATVHVWLLGSNWTTHSQTDRQGNYRVAGLRSGQYVVYAEAKGFKPQFYDGVETRDNAKPVSVTAPNETSGIDFKLEKLGNLRGAISGTVTAEADGSPIAHAIVLAIPTTPGAPGFAWTDALGQYTVPGLKPGKYIVLAWARHFLLEFYDNVRHWRQATPVAVTEGAETTGINFSLAAGRSGPYRIAGRVTRGNSSVGEGYAAVFALANGVPVASAVAEANGTFTVEDVPAGDYKLMSSGPGGTAYFGGPDEQHAANITLGNGASVSNVTINLPATPTHVEEAASVPVTFALQQNYPNPFNPETMIQYELPQRVEVTLKIFNALGQEVRTLVQKVQEPGVYRVTWDGRDNRGVTLGAGIYLVQMQAGDFKLTRKMALVK; this comes from the coding sequence ATGAGAGCATTACGAAATGCAGTTGTGCTTTTCCTGTTGGGGATGGCCACCGGCGCCCTGGCACAACGGGAACCGAAACTTGTGATCACGCCGCCCGAAGCCAGCCTGCAACCCGGTCAGGGCCAGCGTTTCGAAGCCGCCTTGTTTGATGCCGCCGGCCAGCATATTCGCATCATCAGTCTGCGGTGGCGTGTCGAACCGGATTCCCTCGGCAAAATCACCGATGACGGGTTCTTCATCGCCGGCCGCAATGCCGGTGCCGGTGCGGTGATCGCCGAGGCAAAAGCGGAGGGCTGGAATACGTTGTTCGTCGGCCGGGCGCAGGTCAAGATCGGCCGGCAGGATCCCTTGCGGGTGCGGGTGGTGGTCCGGCCGGAAATTGCCGTGGTGCCACCCGGTGAACAACAGCAATTCAAAGCTTTCGCCTTCGGCCCGGGTGGCGAGCCGCTTGCCATCAGCCGGGTTCGCTGGGAAGTCCGGCCGCCGGAGTTGGGCAAGATCGATGACCACGGCGTCTTCACCGCCGGTCGCGAAACGCGGCAGGGCGAGGTTGTCGCTTTCGTGGAAACCAGCGCGGGTGTGTTTCAAGGTGCGGCCAGGGTGATTGTGTCGGTACGGCCCAGCTCGGCAATCACTGGCAAAGTGGTGGCGGAGGATGGGACGACCCCGCTGACCGGCATGGTCTGCGCCGAGCGGGTGGCCGATGGCCCCTGGCGCGGCGAGGCGCCTATTGCCGAGGATGGCAGTTACATTATTGGCAATCTCATGCCGGGCATCTATGTCCTGAAGGCCCAGGTGCGCGGTTTTCTGCCGGAGTTTTATGACAATGTCGATCAGTTTGTTGAAGCCAAACCGGTGCAGCTTGCCGCGCATGATACTGCCAGCGGCATTGATTTCAGCCTGCGCCGCGGCGCGGGTATCGCCGGCTTGATCACCGTGGAAGACGGAGGTACGCCGCTTGCCGGTGCTCATGTCTTCGCCTCGCGCGTGGTGCGGCCCGACCTCCGGCATCATGCTGTAAGCAACGATGACGGCACGTATCTGATCGAAAATTTGCCCGCGGGTTCCTACGCGGTGTTTGCCGAAGCCCCCGGTTATCGCGGAGAATTTTACGACAATGCCGGCAGCCTGCTGGAAGCAAAGTTGATCGCAGTCATGCCGCCGGCGACTGTCTCCGGAATTGACTTGGCCCTGGCGACCGCCAGCGCGATTCGCGGTCGCGTGGTGGATGCGATCAGCGGGGCAGCGCTGGCAAAGGCGCAGGTCACGATTCAGCCCGCGCGCGGTCCGCAGCCCGGGCTGGTGGTTCGAACTGTGCTCACCGATGAAGAGGGCAATTACCTGGCGGGCGTGCCGCCGGGCTCCTATCTCGTCATGGCGCAGGCACGCGGCTATCATCCGGAGTTTTATGATGGTGTGCGTGAGCGCAGCCAGGCCACGCCCGTGACCGTCGAAGAAGGCAAGCACACTGCGGGCATCGATTTCAAGCTCGATCCGCTCAGCCGCATCAGCGGCAAGGTGACCGCTCAGGCCACCGGCAATCCGTTGAGCGGGGCGTTGGTGCTGGCCTTCCGCGAGCGCCATGCCACCAACCCGGCCGGCGATCCTGGCCATCTGAACGGGCCATACGCTGCGCGCACGGATTCGAACGGCGTGTATCTCCTGGAAGGTTTGCCTGCGGGAAAATATTTTGTGATGGCGGAGGCGCACGGCTATCTCAATGAATTCTGGCAGGAAGCACCCGCGCTCGAGCAGGCAACGGCGGTCGAGGTTCCGGAAAGCGGCGAAATCACCGGCATTGATTTTACCCTGGAACAAGGCGGTGCGATCTCGGGACGCGTGGTGGCCAGCGCCGATGCCATGCCAATTCCCGGTGCCACGGTGCATGTCTGGTTGCTGGGCAGCAATTGGACAACACACAGCCAGACTGATCGTCAGGGCAATTATCGCGTGGCGGGTTTGCGCTCCGGCCAGTATGTCGTCTATGCGGAAGCCAAGGGCTTCAAGCCGCAGTTCTATGACGGCGTCGAAACCCGCGATAACGCCAAGCCGGTTTCCGTCACCGCACCCAACGAAACCAGTGGCATTGACTTCAAGCTGGAAAAACTCGGCAATCTGCGCGGCGCCATCAGTGGCACCGTGACTGCAGAAGCGGACGGCAGTCCGATTGCACATGCCATTGTGCTTGCCATTCCCACCACACCGGGCGCCCCGGGGTTTGCGTGGACCGATGCCCTGGGTCAGTACACCGTACCCGGCCTGAAACCCGGAAAGTACATCGTGCTGGCGTGGGCGCGCCATTTCCTTTTGGAATTTTATGACAATGTGCGCCATTGGCGGCAGGCCACGCCAGTTGCGGTTACAGAAGGGGCGGAAACCACCGGCATCAATTTCAGTCTGGCTGCCGGCCGGTCCGGACCGTACAGGATTGCCGGCCGTGTGACGCGCGGCAATTCCAGCGTGGGTGAAGGCTATGCCGCCGTCTTCGCCCTGGCGAATGGCGTCCCGGTTGCTTCCGCCGTTGCCGAAGCCAACGGCACTTTCACGGTGGAGGACGTGCCGGCCGGTGACTACAAGCTGATGAGTTCAGGCCCGGGTGGCACGGCCTATTTCGGCGGCCCGGATGAGCAGCATGCCGCCAACATCACGCTCGGCAATGGGGCCAGTGTCAGCAACGTGACCATCAACCTGCCGGCCACGCCGACGCACGTTGAGGAAGCGGCAAGCGTGCCGGTGACTTTCGCACTGCAACAGAACTATCCCAATCCCTTCAATCCGGAAACCATGATTCAGTATGAACTTCCCCAGCGGGTGGAAGTCACACTGAAGATCTTCAACGCCCTGGGCCAGGAAGTCCGCACGCTGGTGCAAAAAGTGCAGGAGCCGGGCGTTTATCGCGTGACGTGGGATGGCAGAGACAACCGTGGCGTGACGCTGGGCGCCGGCATTTATCTTGTCCAGATGCAGGCCGGTGACTTCAAACTGACGCGCAAGATGGCGTTGGTGAAATAG